From Magnolia sinica isolate HGM2019 chromosome 13, MsV1, whole genome shotgun sequence, one genomic window encodes:
- the LOC131223955 gene encoding G-type lectin S-receptor-like serine/threonine-protein kinase LECRK3: MQFCLFYCFYLLLLSLPPFAIAQTQPNISLGSSLSTLDENPSWLSPSGEFAFGFYLLPDRNLFLLAIWFDKIPEKTIVWSANGDNLVQKGSRVELTASGQLILNNHQRQLVWQAEYSNNSESVISAAMLDSGNFVLMSMNSIIWASFNNPTDTILPTQILRLGSNLPSRLTETDYSRGRFLLSLQSDGNLVFYPVALPTEVVYSSYWASMTNGKGFELVFNSSGRIHIKLTDGGSYDLAPATEAPTTEVYQRATLDFDGVFRQYVRRKTQFSDGRWAMSWSVVWFLPPDMCASDFGTLGSGACGFNSYCWMDENQRPSCQCPPGYSFLDPNNEYKGCKPDFPLQSCDEDISKEKLQFEMKALFNTDWPNSDYDGYTNINEDKCREFCLNDCLCIAASYKDGSCYKKKVPFSNGKKDPSVGAKILIKVPKNNSALPPTSIGRGKKDQSTLIIVGSVLLGSSVFLNFTFFLVMLLLGFILHRRKLRDVKRELTMLGKNLRCFTYKELEEATGRFKEELGHGAFGTVYKGSFMMPDDSTTSVAVKKLEKVVEEGENEFTTEMTAIGQTHHKNLVQLLGFCDEGPHRLLVYEFMSNGSLSSFLFGGSKPKWNLRVQIAFGIARGLMYLHEECSTQIIHCDIKPQNILLDDCLRARISDFGLAKLLNTDQTRTSTGIRGTRGYVAPEWFMNMPITAKVDVYSFGIVLLEIVCCRKNVESKPASEEEEILSDWAYDCYREGKLNLLVESDEDAVVDKQKVERLVKVAIWCIQEEPTLRPSMKKVTQMLEGAVAVSVPPDPSSFFSSLG, translated from the coding sequence ATGCAATTTTGTCTTTTTTATTGTTTCTATCtcttgcttctctctctccctccttttgcaattgctcaaactcaacctaacataAGCTTAGGCTCTTCTCTTTCCACTCTCGACGAAAACCCGTCATGGCTTTCGCCTTCCGGCGAATTTGCCTTCGGATTCTATCTTCTCCCAGACAGAAATCTCTTCTTGCTAGCAATCTGGTTCGACAAAATACCCGAAAAAACAATAGTTTGGTCGGCAAATGGAGACAATCTAGTGCAGAAAGGATCGAGAGTGGAGCTAACGGCCAGCGGTCAGCTCATTCTCAACAATCATCAACGCCAACTGGTGTGGCAGGCCGAGTACTCCAACAACAGTGAGAGCGTTATATCTGCAGCAATGCTTGACAGCGGAAACTTCGTGCTCATGAGCATGAATTCTATTATATGGGCGAGCTTCAACAATCCGACGGACACCATCTTGCCTACACAGATATTGAGACTAGGCAGCAATCTTCCCTCCCGTCTAACTGAGACGGACTATTCGAGGGGAAGGTTCTTACTCAGTCTTCAGAGCGATGGAAATTTAGTTTTTTATCCCGTTGCTCTCCCGACAGAAGTCGTTTACTCTTCTTACTGGGCTAGTATGACGAATGGAAAGGGTTTCGAGCTAGTCTTTAATTCATCAGGTCGCATTCACATCAAGCTAACAGATGGAGGTTCGTATGATCTTGCACCAGCAACTGAAGCTCCAACAACCGAAGTCTATCAGAGAGCAACATTAGATTTTGATGGAGTGTTCAGGCAATACGTCCGGCGAAAGACCCAATTCAGCGATGGGAGATGGGCCATGTCATGGTCTGTTGTGTGGTTCTTGCCACCGGACATGTGTGCCAGCGATTTCGGTACGTTGGGTTCTGGAGCTTGTGGGTTTAATAGCTACTGCTGGATGGACGAGAATCAAAGGCCGAGTTGTCAATGCCCGCCTGGGTACTCTTTCCTGGATCCGAACAACGAATACAAAGGGTGTAAGCCAGATTTCCCTCTGCAGAGTTGCGATGAGGATATATCAAAAGAAAAGCTTCAGTTTGAGATGAAGGCATTGTTTAATACGGATTGGCCGAATTCGGACTATGATGGATACACTAACATAAATGAAGACAAATGTCGAGAATTTTGCCTGAATGATTGTTTATGTATAGCGGCCTCTTATAAAGATGGAAGCTGTTATAAGAAGAAGGTTCCATTCTCAAATGGGAAGAAAGACCCTAGTGTAGGAGCTAAGATTCTCATCAAAGTACCGAAAAATAATTCTGCTCTTCCACCCACAAGCATCGGTAGAGGGAAGAAAGATCAGTCGACTTTGATCATTGTAGGATCAGTACTTTTGGGCAGCTCTGTGTTTCTCAATTTCACGTTCTTTTTGGTGATGCTATTGCTTGGTTTCATCTTACATCGTAGAAAACTTCGGGACGTTAAGCGAGAATTGACCATGCTGGGAAAGAATCTACGGTGTTTTACTTACAAAGAGCTCGAAGAAGCAACCGGAAGGTTCAAGGAAGAACTGGGTCATGGTGCATTTGGGACTGTTTATAAAGGGTCATTCATGATGCCTGATGATTCTACAACTTCCGTTGCAGTGAAGAAGCTAGAGAAGGTGGTTGAAGAGGGCGAGAATGAATTCACGACAGAAATGACCGCAATTGGACAGACCCATCACAAGAATCTAGTGCAACTGCTTGGATTCTGTGATGAGGGGCCGCACCGGCTTCTTGTTTATGAGTTCATGAGTAATGGGTCTTTATCAAGCTTCCTCTTTGGAGGCTCGAAACCTAAATGGAACCTACGGGTGCAGATTGCATTCGGGATCGCAAGAGGGCTCATGTACTTACATGAGGAGTGCAGCACCCAAATCATACACTGCGATATAAAACCTCAAAACATACTTCTAGATGACTGTTTGAGGGCAAGGATCTCTGACTTTGGATTGGCAAAGCTTTTGAATACGGATCAGACCCGAACAAGTACGGGCATCAGAGGGACTAGAGGGTATGTGGCGCCCGAATGGTTCATGAACATGCCAATCACGGCAAAGGTCGATGTCTACAGCTTCGGTATTGTGTTGTTGGAGATTGTTTGCTGTAGGAAGAACGTCGAATCAAAGCCGGCAAGCGAAGAGGAAGAGATACTGTCTGATTGGGCTTATGATTGCTATAGAGAAGGGAAGTTGAATTTGTTAGTGGAAAGTGACGAAGATGCGGTGGTAGACAAACAGAAGGTAGAGAGATTGGTGAAAGTAGCGATTTGGTGCATTCAGGAAGAGCCAACCCTTAGGCCTTCCATGAAGAAGGTGACTCAAATGCTTGAAGGAGCGGTTGCAGTTTCAGTGCCTCCAGACCCGTCTTCCTTCTTTAGCTCATTGGGCTGA
- the LOC131223956 gene encoding uncharacterized mitochondrial protein AtMg00810-like: protein MSTELRALEDNSTWTLEPLPLGKKPIEYKWVFKTKLKADGSIERYKAWLVAKGYTQVEGLDYHETFAPVAKMTMVHCLLAVAATKNWIIHQLDVNNAFLHDDLDEEVYMTPPPGYYPLGETRSQADHSLFTLITSTNITLVLVYVDDILVAGNDISQIELFKKILSTHFKTKDLGSLKYFLGLEVAHSPKGIFLNQRKYALDSLSDSGQLGARTTLFPMEQHLKLNTQDGDLLPDPGLYRRLVGRLIYLTITRPDIVYAVNILSQFMHVPQVPHMIAATRVLHYIKGCPGQGIFFPSSNSTHVTAYTDSNWVSCPTTRRSTTGYFIQLGTSPISWRTKKENTVARSSAEAEYRAMAITTCELTWLKQLLTDLENVTVDQAPKFIAILTMFFVLYAPSQR, encoded by the exons ATGTCTACTGAGCTTCGTGCTTTAGAGGATAATTCCACCTGGACTCTTGAGCCTCTTCCTCTTGGTAAGAAACCCATTGAGTACAAATGGGTTTTCAAAACCAAACTCAAAGCCGACGGATCCATCGAGAGGTACAAAGCTTGGCTCGTTGCCAAAGGATACACTCAAGTTGAAGGACTTGATTACCATGAGACTTTTGCTCCGGTCGCCAAAATGACCATGGTCCACTGCTTACTGGCAGTTGCAGCTACCAAAAATTGGATTATTCATCAGCTTGACGTCAACAATGCTTTCTTGCACGACGatcttgatgaagaagtttaCATGACACCACCACCTGGATATTATCCTCTAGGGGAGACCCGT TCTCAGGCGGATCATTCTTTGTTCACTCTCATCACTTCCACCAACATCACTCTTGTCCTTGTTTACGTTGATGACATCCTAGTTGCTGGTAACGACATctctcaaatcgagctttttaagaaaattctctccACTCACTTCAAGACAAAGGACCTTGGTTCCTTGAAGTACTTTCTTGGACTCGAAGTTGCTCATTCTCCCAAAGGCATATTTCTTAATCAGCGCAAATATGCTCTCGACAGTCTCTCTGACAGTGGACAACTTGGTGCACGGACTACTCTTTTTCCTATGGAGCAACATTTGAAGCTTAATACTCAAGATGGTGACCTTCTCCCTGATCCTGGCCTTTACCGTCGCCTTGTTGGCCGTCTCATTTATCTGACCATCACCAGACCAGACATTGTTTATGCAGTCAACATACTTAGTCAATTCATGCATGTTCCTCAGGTCCCCCACATGATTGCAGCTACCAGAGTTCTCCACTACATCAAAGGCTGCCCCGGCCAAGGCATCTTCTTTCCTTCATCCAACAGTACACATGTTACAGCTTATACAGATTCTAATTGGGTCAGCTGTCCCACCACCCGCCGCTCCACCACCGGCTACTTTATTCAGTTAGGTACCAGTCCGATCTCATGGCGCACCAAGAAGGAGAATACAGTTGCTCGCTCTTccgctgaagctgaatatcgagCCATGGCCATCACAACCTGTGAACTCACTTGGTTAAAACAACTTCTCACTGATCTTG AGAATGTAACCGTCGATCAAGCACCAAAGTTCATAGCTATCTTGACCATGTTCTTCGTTCTCTATGCACCCAGTCAAAGATAA